AATTATTGCACCATTATGAGCCATTCAGGCCTCTTACTGCCAGCAGACTCCATCAACTCATATTGATGTTTTCATGCAGGGTGGGACTCAGCACAGAGTGGAGAAAGCTGAGATACTCGAGCGCACAGTCCTCTTCCTGCAGAACACTGCCAAAGGAGACAAGACGAGAGCTGGCGGAGGCCAGAAACACTCCTTCCAAGACGGCTTCTCCACCTGCCTGCAGACAGCTGAACAGTTCCTGGGACCTGAGGGGAGAGGCCTGGGGCTTGGTGCAGCACTGGAGGCATCTCTTGCCACTCGATTTTCCCATTCAGACTCCGACTCTGCAGCTGTTCAAAATAGAACTGAAGCTCATTCCTCCACCAGCTCTCTGCCACACAAAAAGTCCATTCTTCACATGCTGAGCCAGAAGTCCAAGCACAGACGGCACAATCCAGCCTTCAGTGTTGCTCATCCGTATCGACTTCCGGTACAGCAGGGGGTCCCCCGAATTCCCCAACAGGGTCAGAGACTTAATCAGCTTGAGATAAGACGAGTAAGCAAGCAGAGCCAGTCCCAGAGCCAGTCCCAGAGCCAGTCCCAGAGCCAGTCCCAGTGCCAGTCCCAGTGCCAGTCCCAGAGCCAGTCCCAAAGCCAGTCCCAAAGCCAGTCCCAGAGCAGTCTGGTCAGCCAGACTTTATGGAGGCCCTGGCCCTGATCACCGCAGAGACCTCTGAAATTGAACTTTTGTACAGTTCCTGAATGAACATTTGCATTGTAGTCTTGCAAATTATGGCCTCTGGTCTTCTGATAACGCATAATGTAAAAAATCGTATATATACGTATAGGGTTGACTCGCTACTGttgtttaatgcttttaaatgagcgccgtcagtggggctgcTATCTATTCTGCTGACGGCACAAGAACTCTCCCAGACTAGGACGCACATTTAGAGGTGAGTATCCTGGAACTGTAGAGTTTCTGTCCTCCTTCATatactgcaaaaaaaacctctgcTACATCTGCGGTCCCAGGGTTCGAGGCTGGGAGAGCCCCATGCAGCCCCCTCACATTCACCTGTGTGCCATCATGTCTGCTGGCATTAACGACACCTGTGGCTTTGTGAACAAATAGCTTATATTCTGTTTAAATCTATATCTTGTCTATTTTGCACACTAATTTATTCTGGATGTCTCCCTATGGTGAGCcgtattcttttcttttccttataataaaataacttttctTAAAATCAATGGTGTCatattgtttagtttttttttcctgaagaTACAGGCCTTTTGTCTTTTGCGCTGGTGTTGACAGCTCTTTTTAGTTGGGGTCGGAGGTGTGAAGCGGGGGCCTCCTGCAGAGCTACATCCTCCGGGTGTGAAGTCTGACCATGAGTTGAAAGAGTTCAGTAGCAGTTATCACTTCAGAGACATTAAAGATAGCCCTGCTCACACACGATTTACTCATTTTTAATGCCTCTCAGGTTCAAACCAAGTATGTAACTGCCGTCCCTCTCAAACGTGTTCAGAACAGCACTAAACATTTTTGCTTTCTCAACAAGGAATTATTCATAGATTCAGGATTAAATTACTTATTGCCATACAACTGTTTGTAAGATGCCTCAGTGTGCTCATGACAGAACAACTAACTCCCAGTCTTACAGTTAAATTACATAATAagacatataaacatataataCATAAACACCAAGCCTCTATCTAGCTTACACGTTTCTATTAAGTACAACTATGTCAAAATAACTTTTATCATACTCTGTACATGAAAGGATGAGGTTGAATggtctgacccccccccccccccccccccccccccccacgcttGTCtacgtttttttccccacatcctATTTATATTCCTTCTCCCACTACACCCTGCTCTCAGCCATTTGTTTTCTACGCGTGTCCAGTGTAGTTTACAGGAAACAACACCGTGTCTGCACCCTCCTGCAGCCCTTTGAAGTTCAGTCACACGCACGAGGACATTTggtctgacccccccccccccctctcaaaaAAGAATTTAGCTATCCATTTAGTTATCAGTAAATGTGCCAAGAGTTGGGTGAGCATTCCCGTGGAAGCAGTGAGCAATATATTTGGCCTATCACAAGGCACTGCCGTCAATGATTAATTATGAAAAAACGAGAATGCAGTCACCTTGATTTATGGAAGAGTTTTTCTACTTGACTATGAACTTAATTTGACGCAAATACAAACAATTGAGGCAGTTATATTGGCTCGTTCAGTAAAACATTGTCTTGTTtatcaaaagaaaatgtttaaaaaatttgAGTGGAGACTGTCCAAACCGACAAACCTTTAATAATTTTGGCAAATGTTGGATGAGCTCCttcaactctctctctcatgggaaAATTGGGCAGGGAGCTGTATTCAGACTTTATAACGTGATTGAATTcttctgatttatttatttattagtccAATCTTTTACATTACTGGAAGTCACGGGCGTGAGACAGCATGGGAGACACTTTTCTGACTCTTTCTCGTGGGAAAAAGAGAACGAAGCGaccatttgcatttttattatctGTTGGTATCAGTACATCATTAAAAGAAGTGTGTGGAGGACTGCGAGCTTCTAggttcccacacacacacacactttacacacactGGTCACTCAAATGCAAATTACGCACCGAGGTAGCTCCGTCTTTTTATTACTCCTTGTATTCCTTAGTGCCATATTAGTTAAGCTCATTAGCATTGTAGGTCTGCCTCAGTTTCAGTGAAGAGCACTCACttggtattttgttttgttttgtgtcttaaaAAATGAGTATGACTCTATTAAACTCTATACTCGCTGTAATATTGTAGTGGTTTCTTGTGGATTATAAGGATTACCGCTGTGTTTATTCCTCCATTCCAAGTTAATTTGAATCCATCTATTGGCACTAAGGTGTTACATCGTCAGAAACGCAGCAGCAGGACTCTGCTGGTTTAAAATGTGACTTTCAGTGAAGATAAACTATTGACTTGTAGCTGTAAGGCCGTTTTACCATTGGATACTCTTTGTGACttagtatatataaataaaggcttATAGGCAACAATTGCCATACAAGATACAAAGATTGGTCTCAGCTCAGCAGCCCCTAGTGGACATTTGATTCAGCTCaactattaatattaataattaataattagaTAACTATTTATCTTGACGGGACTGACGAGTAATACCTGCTCTAAAAGCATAAtgcaatataataaatacaaccGTGTTTTGTAATACTTCAATTGTTAGGCGTTTTGCAGCTGGCGCGCGTTTAATTAGGTGTGAAGTGGTCGCGTGCTGCTTGAGCTGCTGCACGTGTGTAAACCCACCCACGAGCTTTCCTTAACCCAACAACGTCAAAAGAGACGCCCATGGTCCCCAGCAAGCGCGTTTAGGTAGAGCGACAAAGGCCCCTGGCCAACTGGCCGTATTTTACGACAtgagagtgagaatgtgttggtctCAAAATGGTTTAGTGGATATCCGTttcaaaaagcacaaaaacacgGGTTGTTCCCGCAGCCAAGAATAAATCTGAGATAGCAATCATTAACTGAACAATGATAAGTAATCTCTAGAGTAATCTCTAaattcaaaagtattttttacgtttttgcAGTGGTattgttacttaagtaaaagaatctgagtacttcttcctaCCCTGCAAAACGGATTGCTTGCGTAAGCAATGTGCATGAAGAGAAACGNNNNNNNNNNTGCAGGGAGAATGAGGCAAATGGTCATATGTTCTCCACACCaaattacaatatatatatatatatatatatatatatatatatatataaacatggCCTTTAGTCGACATGGCAACATGCAGACAAATGTTGAATGAGTGTGACAGTGGGAGGATGTCCCCCAGCTCGTTCTCATCATGGGAACGTGGAGCAGAAGGCTTCATCCTCTCTTTATTACCTGTTAAAACCGATACTTCATTCACAAAGTGTGCTTGGAGGAGAGGTGACTCTCAGGTTCCCACACGCACACGGGAACAcgaattattttgttgttttttactaaaCACATTAATTGAAAGAGCCACGCGTAAAAGGTTGTCCATAGTGAACTATAGTGTTATTTGACAAAATGTATACATGTACTTAAAAATAGAGATGAGACACCAGACttgattcactttttttttcactgtccACACTGAGAAACCTTTAATAATTTTGGCAAATGTTAGAGTAACTCCTTCAACCCTCTCTCATGGGAAAATTGGGCAGGGAGCTGTATTCACACTTTATTACGTGTTAGAATCGATACATCATTACGAAGAGTGTTTGAGAGAGAAGACGCGTTCGGGTTCCCACGCGTTGCTTCTCTGAATGTCATTatgaaatgtgacattttggTTAAATCTTATTTCACAGGTATGTGCGGAGCCATGCGTAAAAGGTAATTTTACGCGCGACACATAGATGCTATTCTCAGCAGACTTTGCAGATTGTTTGTTCGTTTATTTGTATTGAATAAAATAAGAGAGATTTCGCTTTGAACTGTAGTTTTGGATGTGGTTTTGTTTACATAGCTGCGCATAAAAGAGTGGAGTTTACGCACACCGAAACAGTTTACATTGTTGCAGATTTTATGAGAACCTCAATCAGCAGTGAGTCGGTGAGTGAGTGAATGTTCAGATTTCTCCTGATTTCCGGATCCACGCTCCTCATTTTCTGCAGTGTCCACCTGAGGACATGTCTCGTTTCTCCGTCCATAATAAAGCCGTGAGAAGTCACCACAGTCATTTGTCTGGGCATCACGCTGTTTTGGCGGATGCTTGTTGATTTCCCTTGCATATGTAAAATGTGTCACACGAGCTGGTAACACCTGTCACAGGCGCGTGCCACTCACACTCGGCGGGGCAGCCTGCACGTGCCCGCAGGTTTGGGAAGGGTAGTCTTTCAGTCTGCATTACTTCCTtgtcaaaatgtgttaaaatagaTTATTAAGAACAGAGTTGAAGTAGAAAAAgacatgcatgtacagtatatatgtgttttCAATTTCTAActttatttaaatggtttaaacaTTAAAAGCCTCTTTCCACTTATATGCCCAAATTACTGTTAAACTGGAGCAGACTGTCAAACTGCAGGAAAAACGAGTCACAACAAAGCAGGCATTTGTAATGCTATGctgtaaaatatattaaaaacattaacaatttaGTAAATCTGAGTGGAGTAGTTTCAGCATGGAGTCAAAacggaaataaaacaaagtctGTGACCAGAGGTGGTGGGTGGAGCCTAAAGTTACGCCCACCTCAGGCTTAAACGCTGTCCCTGAAGTCTCTGTGGTCACATTCagctgtgactgaaagaccgaCAGACCAGTTCTTGGAATACAATCATGAAGTTGCTTCAGGATTCAGAGGACGCAAAAGCCCACAGGAAGGTAAGCTATTTGTATCATTTATACTTTCATTAAATATTTCAGAATATGTGAGCCCTTCACAGGCTCTGGTATCTGTAAAATCTCTCCTGAGGAACATTACTCCTGTTCAATAACTGTTGAAAAGACTGAAACAGTTTTAGCTTTAATCTTTAATCATTTATTCAATGATCTCTACGTCTTGCAGAGTCCAAACCTCAGGTGGAGAGACGTCGAAGGGAGAGAATGAACCGCAGCCTGGAGAGCTAAAGACTCTTTTTACTACAGCGGCGTAAAGTCCACAAAAACTCAGGTGGCCAGTTGGTTCATCCTAGAAGATAGAAGGTCTTTTAGTAGGGGCTGTGGACCTGTGTATTGACTCTTTGTTTCTGTCCTAGGAAGGTACTCAGCGCAGAGTGGAGAAAGCTGAGATACTCGAGCACACAGTCGTCTTCCTGCAGAACACAGCTGAAGGAAACAAGACGAGAGCTggaggtggtgatggtgatggggGTGGAGGAGGCCAGAAACACTCCTTCCAAGACGGTTTCTCAGCCTGCCTGCAAACAGCCACTCAGTTCCTGGGCCCTGAGGGGAAGGGCCTGTGGCTTGGAGCAGCACTGGATGCATCATTTGCTGCTCGCTTTTCCCACTCAGTCTCTGACTCTGCCGGCGTCCAAAGAACTGAAGCTCATTCCTCCTCCAGCTCTCTGCTTCTCCGGAAGTCCTCCAGGTCTATTCTTCGGCTGCTGATGGACAAGTCCGGGCACAGACTGTGCACGCCTGCCCTTACTGTGACCAGTTGTGTTCAGACCAATGGAGACTCACATCGCTCTCCCACGACTCCCCAACAGCCCCAAAAAGTGACCAGTCGAGCGAGAAAACAGAGCCCGTCCCAGAACCAACCGGTGGGCCAGTCAATGTGGAGGCCGTGGCCCTGATCACCACGCAGTGACTTCAGAAACTGAACTTTTAATGACTCTAACATGCTGATTAATATTCATACAAGAGCATGTGTTCTTCATTCGACTCTACAAGGCCGTATTCAGTTCAATGTATTGAACACGGGCCACCTGCTGTCTGTAAAGTCTGATAAATGCGTAGATATTGTATATCTATTATGATCACACCAAGTGCTGCTACGGCCTTTACAGGCCAACTCGTGTTAATTGTGTCACAGTGTGTTTTTGCaccttaatttattttattttgtcatttgcaaataaacaaaagaaaaaaacactcaacaATGCATATGTGTTAATTGATTGCTGGCACGTGTCTATAGGAGCATAAGTGTGGACTTACGCTGCCACGTGGGGATAAAAGGCGCCATGCGGTGACGTTTCACACATTAACTATAGCATGTATACAGGTTGCCCAACAAAGCCCACTTACATTTCCGCCTTTTATTATCAGTCGTACGGATCAGCTTTATATTAAAAGTATGTAGGCCTTTATGTAAAAATCATGGTTCAATTTAAACTAACTAAATACGTTGTTTGActggaaaacctttttttttatttacaaaagatTATGTATGttccttctttaaaaacatgtttcgacagtttaaacatgtttaattGAGAATAGAAGGCTATAGTCACTATTTTCTGCGTAAAGAACGACGTATTTTGGCGTGCGTAAAACAGTTTTTGGAGTTGCACGTTGTCCGTGCATTTAATTGTatcagtttaaaatgtttttcaaacaaCAGAAGAAGGCTTTTGGTCTAACTTATTTGCATTTCAACTGTTGGCAAATGCTCGTGGGAACGTGGGAAGTGTCTCCTCTCTGTGCCACCTTCTTTAGTGAATCAGTGTCAGTTTTAACAGACTGCAAAGCTGTAAATGCAGCGCCATTTCCTCTTTTCCTACAAGAAAGAGTTTAAACCCTTTGATGTCTCTTTATCTGAAGACATTTAGTGAGTAAGTGTGGTGTCTGTTCCAGGCACGCGCCAGCTCAGCATTTATAACCCCAAATAAATTTGTGGGAATTACAGCTCAGTATATGTCTGATAGAGCTGAATATATTTTAGGGTTTGATCACCATCGTCATGACTTTGTAAAATGCGACCATACTAAAGTGTTCAAACAAAAAGATATTCAAATTCTAAAGGATATCTAATGTTTCCAAACATACCAAATATTCCAGTGTGAAATATACAACTAGAAAAATAAAGCTACATTTTTTATGaagtggtttgtttttgtccacAATAAAGCCACAAGCATGACAGGAGAAGGTCAGTCCGGTTTGTTTTAAGGCCCGAATCTAAAATGCATCCTCATATAAATAACTGTCGTCTTGGGAAACagtaagaagaaaaacaagacaacgaattttaatttacagtgtACACTCAAATTCTGTAAATGTCCTGTAATTTTACGCATGGCTTTTTACGCACCGTTTGCGCGTAAAATGCATTGTGTCTTGTTTTCTGCATCTGAGCACAAGCTGATTTGTTGCATGGTGGTTAGTTTGAGGTCTCAGATCAGTAATTTGAGAATAAAAAATGGGGATCGAGGAAAGGAGGGGTGGTTGCTGAGGGAGGTGGGTATGTTTCAGGTAGAAGTCTCAACACGCTGAATCGATTCAGGacgatttgttttctttttttaaatctataaaCCGTGGGCTCGGGTCAGACTCGAGCGCATTTTAGCTTCTCTTCTTTTATTGTgcccacatactgtacacctGACAGTTCAGTTGCCCATGCAGAGCATCAGGGAGAAGTTGGAGCGTCGGCAGTTTTCTTTAGTCCAAACTCTTTCTCGTGGGGAAAGATGAAATTACGCTGCATTTATAGCTTTATTATCTGTTAAAACTGATCCTGGTTCACTGGAGATAAGGCACTTCCCACGTTCCCACGAGCATTTGCCGACGATTGAAATGCAAATGAAAGAGACCAAAAGACTTGCCTGTTTGACAAAACAATAGAATTATGCAATAAATGCTCGGAAAGCAGCGTCAAGAACTGTTTTACGCACGGAAAACTGTTATAGGCACAACCATATTACCTCGTTCTTTGTGCAGAAAATAGTGACCTTGGCCATAACACCAATTCTATTTAAAAttctcaattacatttttatttaaacgaGCCAAACTAAATTTCGATTTCAAAGTAGGAACAAATGACTTTACGCATGGGAATTGCACATGTTACGCACGACTTTTACTTATGCAATTGAACACTATTTATAATTGAAACATGTTACTAACATATAaatatacttttaatataaagACGACAACTTACCATACGTGTAATAATAAAAGGGGGATTACGTTAAATGTAAGTAACCTACCTATGCATTTAATTTTCCTGAATGTTTGTGCCAATGTTATAGTTTTTCGGAGTAAGAAGTGATGATTAAGCTTGTTCTATTGTGTGAAACGTCACCACATGGCACCTTTTATCCCCACGTGGCAGTAAAAGTCCACACTTATGCTCCTATAGACACGTGCCAGCCCACAATTAATTAACGCATATGCATtgttgagtgtttttttcttttgtttatttgcaaatgacaaaataaaataaattaaggtGCAAAAACACACTGTGACACAATTAACACGAGTTGGCCTGTAAAGGCCGTAGCAGCACTTGGTGTGATCATAATAGATATACAATATCTACGCATTTATCAGACTTTACAG
The Etheostoma spectabile isolate EspeVRDwgs_2016 chromosome 6, UIUC_Espe_1.0, whole genome shotgun sequence genome window above contains:
- the her7 gene encoding uncharacterized protein DDB_G0292186 translates to MNYSLECLRIMLIQEPPQPGGTQHRVEKAEILERTVLFLQNTAKGDKTRAGGGQKHSFQDGFSTCLQTAEQFLGPEGRGLGLGAALEASLATRFSHSDSDSAAVQNRTEAHSSTSSLPHKKSILHMLSQKSKHRRHNPAFSVAHPYRLPVQQGVPRIPQQGQRLNQLEIRRVSKQSQSQSQSQSQSQSQSQCQSQCQSQSQSQSQSQSQSQSSLVSQTLWRPWP